The nucleotide sequence TTTTTACATTGAGGAAGCCAAAAATTTCATCTGGACTCCAATCCATTATGAAGCCCAAAGGCCCAAAACTGAAGCCTTTGGTCCAATGGGCTTTTTATTTAATCAAAAATCCCCGTTCACCTATAAAaaaagggacttttggaggccggtacactagattatacttaattgtaaaaaagtgcaatcactaaaacatccttttaaaaaagtacactgggatcatcgtttaccaaaataacctcaaatttgattttctctctccacgaattgtgatacaatagtgatacttttaaatagaagattcaatttaatattcaatttatatcttttgctcataaaatgatgatataaatgttagaatgtaaatttgattgcattacatgtctttctagttcaattatatcattttagtggatttttggtgttggtgatactatagtgatacatctctgcaactgtaaatatttttccaaaacgagcaagagatgtacaaaccaagaaaagaaaagtaattaggaagaagaagtatgcatattggttcaattgtatcattttaatgaatttttggtgttcgtgatactatagtgatacatctctgcacttgtaaatgtttttccaaaacgaacaagagaggtaaccaagaaaagaagatcaagaaatgaaaagtaattaggaagatgaagtatgcatactagtttcattgtatcattttagtggttttttggtgttggtgatattacggtgatactatagtgatacatctctgcaaaaaacgaaccagcgtccagatctgcaaaaaaacaaagcacagcccagattgaacaacgaagcatagtccagatctatcaaaaacaaggcagagcaactcgacgcagtccagatcgagcaacgacgaagaaggtgatgaagagagaagaaactcgaccaaaaacggagaagaaggcaacgaagaacaaattcagatcgagaagaagaagaagaagaagaagaagaagaaggagaaggagagaaagaaggagataacttttagtagagaagaaggagggaaagagatgacacactagagttggatagttggaggggggagaagaagaagaagaaggaggaggaggaggaggagggtattgtaggtataaactaaaaaatattttaagtcagatgaccaaattacccttaaattgtacttttttacaattttaaaaatgtccatgacctttttacaattaagttgtctaaagtgctcttactgccaattgtccgaTAAAAAAATAGGGTGCCGATATTTACACACAAATTTTGACTCAATacacacatattttttaaaaatattttagtttaCCAATTTATCCTTaaatgaaattactttaaaacTCATTTACTTTTTGCACCCATATTTTTTACTCAAtacaatacaattaaatttaacTTTTTAACCCTAATCTTTTAGTTAAATTTTTATACGAATGATCgttctcctctctcttcctaTCTTCTCTTAATCTTCCATCTTTCTCCCAATATTGGATATTCATGGATTACAAGAATAATATTATGACAGAATTCAATGTCTTTGCCTAGTTACATTGAAAAAGAGAGGAAACTtgctgaaaattataaaaaaaaaatattgagaatcTCATAGAAAACAATGAAGAGAGCGATATTGGACAAAATCTCcccaataaagtaagtatataatttgtattttaattgtgttaataAGATTTATCcttcaattaaaatttttaaccaccatatttttattttcgagTGTGGTGTATATTTAGGAATTGATTGTTGTCGTGATTTGACATTCCCTTTGTTGTTTCATTGCAAAAAAGGTatgcaagattttattaaaattttttccaataatatgaagtcttttttgtctatttctccttaatataattcaataatatcaagTCTTTTGTGTCTATTTCTCCACTTTCTAAACTTAATCTAgagaattgattttgaaataactGTCAAAAATGTTTTAATGATTATTAAAGGAAGGAAGTTGAGATATATATGGAAGGAGAAAGGGTAGTTtaggatattaaatattatataattaatatgtatgaAAGGATTTTTTAAGAAACTCAGTGTGTTTTGAAAACCAATTAAGAATGTATTAAGTAATTGTGTGCGTTGAGTTAAATATCGTGTGCAAATATCGGCTCGCAAcaaaatatttatcaaaaaaccAAATCAGTCGATCTCTGTCTACTCTGTTTGTCTCACAATGGCGTCTGCGGCCAAAAGGCGATTGTCATATCCAACACAAGCAGCGACGACGCAGGGGTCATCACGCGATTCACTCGCAGCTTATCGGAGTCTCAGATTGTTGACACGAGAAAGCGGGCGGCGGGGGACCCGGCGTTCGTGGCGAAGAAGCTGCTGAAGAGCATCGGGAAGGCTGCTTGGATCGCAGGAACAACGTTTCTGATCCTGGATTCCTAGTGGTACCCCTCATAATTGAAATGGACCGCGAGCAGCAGTTTAACGAGCTGGAGATACAGCAGCAGAGTCTCCTCGGTCCCCCGCCGCCGCCCCAAGTCCAACTTCCGAAGTGAACTTTCGTACTCTCTGCTGAAGAAGAGACGAAAGAGACCTCCTCCAGGTTAGGAGTGGAAACCTTTAGATTCGATTTGGAATCtcctgtaattttgaatttctatgaAAGGATGTTGAGTTAGGGTTCCATTATTAGAACAATTCTTGTAGTTTctaaaaaatctttattttctcGTTGATTTATCTAGTTATAACGATTGTTGATTGAAGGTATTCGAATTGAAATTTCGCAATTAATCGAAACTAGTTGTCTTTCTTTGATTGTGTCACATCCT is from Tripterygium wilfordii isolate XIE 37 chromosome 14, ASM1340144v1, whole genome shotgun sequence and encodes:
- the LOC120014229 gene encoding mitochondrial import receptor subunit TOM9-2-like; amino-acid sequence: ISCANIGSQQNIYQKTKSVDLCLLCLSHNGVCGQKAIVISNTSSDDAGVITRFTRSLSESQIVDTRKRAAGEHREGCLDRRNNVSDPGFLVVPLIIEMDREQQFNELEIQQQSLLGPPPPPQVQLPK